In Alistipes ihumii AP11, a genomic segment contains:
- the rlmB gene encoding 23S rRNA (guanosine(2251)-2'-O)-methyltransferase RlmB, giving the protein MENKNMLFGLRPIIEAIEAGRQIEKVYLKKGADGILLGELAELCRQRRIRVQWVPVEKLNRLAQGNHQGAVALTASIEYVGLHELLESIPEDETPLLVVLDGVTDVRNFGAIARSAECAGAHGLVTSLKNSAPVNAESMKSSAGALSLIPVCRAGSIRGTLKILQSEGFRIVAATEKSDKLLFEADLSGPTAIVMGSEDTGISKEVLKLCDMRLAIPIRGSVESLNVSAAAAVMLFEAVRQRTGTSRSDA; this is encoded by the coding sequence ATGGAAAACAAGAACATGCTGTTCGGCCTACGGCCGATCATCGAGGCGATCGAGGCCGGAAGGCAGATCGAGAAAGTCTATCTGAAGAAAGGGGCCGACGGCATACTGCTCGGCGAGCTGGCCGAACTGTGCCGGCAGCGCCGGATCCGGGTGCAGTGGGTCCCGGTCGAAAAGCTGAACCGGCTCGCGCAGGGTAACCATCAGGGCGCCGTAGCGCTGACGGCGTCCATCGAGTACGTCGGCCTGCACGAGCTGCTCGAATCGATTCCCGAGGACGAAACGCCCCTGCTCGTCGTGCTGGACGGCGTGACCGACGTGCGCAACTTCGGCGCGATCGCCCGCAGCGCCGAGTGCGCAGGAGCCCACGGACTCGTCACGTCGCTCAAGAACTCGGCCCCGGTGAATGCCGAGTCGATGAAAAGTTCGGCCGGGGCGCTGAGCCTGATCCCCGTATGTCGCGCAGGCAGCATACGAGGCACACTGAAAATATTGCAGAGCGAGGGGTTCCGGATCGTCGCCGCAACCGAGAAAAGCGACAAACTGCTGTTCGAGGCCGACCTGAGCGGCCCGACCGCGATCGTGATGGGGAGCGAGGACACGGGAATATCGAAGGAAGTGCTCAAGTTGTGCGATATGCGGCTGGCCATACCGATTCGCGGCAGCGTCGAGTCGTTGAACGTGTCGGCCGCAGCGGCCGTCATGCTGTTCGAGGCCGTACGCCAGCGGACAGGGACAAGCCGGTCCGACGCATAG